In Lodderomyces elongisporus chromosome 1, complete sequence, a genomic segment contains:
- the NEP1 gene encoding 18S rRNA pseudouridine methyltransferase (BUSCO:EOG09263DFA) yields MTESNVKNSKKEEVSNSTATAQSEEKATKNSAPQSNKTIPPSSSSSTSVPPASLIPVQPTPLTSRDKTTQRLIVVLSQACLETYKMNTSGGPGGDRYALLNCDDHQGLLRKMGRDIAEARPDITHQCLLTLLDSPINKAGKLQVYIQTARGVLIEVNPSVRIPRTFKRFSGLMVQLLHKLNIRSENSKEVLLKVIKNPITDHLPTKCRKVTLSFDAKLRKVQDYVTTLDEDESICVFVGAMARGKDNFADEYVDEKIGLSDYPLSASVACSKFCHGCEDVWGIY; encoded by the coding sequence ATGACTGAATCTAACGTTAAGAATTccaagaaagaagaggtGCTGAATAGTACAGCCACTGCACAATCTGAAGAGAAGGCTACTAAAAACTCAGCTCCACAATctaacaaaacaataccaccatcatcatcatcatccacCTCGGTGCCTCCAGCTTCACTCATTCCCGTACAACCTACACCACTCACGTCTAGAGACAAGACAACGCAGAGATTGATTGTTGTGCTTTCACAAGCATGTTTGGAAACATACAAAATGAATACAAGTGGAGGACCAGGGGGTGATAGGTATGCATTATTAAATTGTGATGATCACCAAGGATTATTGAGGAAGATGGGCAGAGACATTGCCGAAGCCCGTCCAGATATCACACATCAATGTTTATTGACCTTATTGGACTCTCCAATCAATAAGGCTGGAAAATTACAAGTGTACATTCAAACAGCGAGAGGTGTATTAATTGAGGTTAATCCCAGTGTGAGGATTCCAAGAACGTTTAAGAGATTTTCAGGTTTAATGGTTCAATTGTTACACAAGTTGAACATCAGGTCAGAGAATTCCAAGGAAGTGTTGTTGAAGGTGATCAAGAATCCAATAACAGACCACCTACCTACCAAATGTAGAAAGGTCACTTTGTCATTCGATGCAAAACTCAGAAAAGTTCAAGATTACGTGACGACATTAGACGAGGATGAAAgtatttgtgtttttgttggtgCTATGGCTAGAGGTAAGGATAACTTTGCTGACGAATACGTTGATGAGAAGATCGGTTTATCGGATTATCCATTGTCAGCATCTGTTGCTTGTTCCAAGTTCTGTCACGGATGTGAAGACGTTTGGGGTATCTACTAA
- the LCD1 gene encoding lethal, checkpoint-defective, DNA damage sensitive protein, whose product MSSTDSDFADDDENDEVLQAFLSGRTQLPYANNNTPATIINTKTTTLPTNLASVSESESVSTAAAAAVHETGAEGREAGRENERERRIGMGTTFNTIPVPLTSQILQSPLDEQIQAKLFQADGEIATLQAQLLQLQNQKRDELNDLRQAYEALKKSKDAETEALKEAVHKLEDDRKFLKNELITSNALKKRKIVLTQEDGLLATMGTTNGNTTVNASGMAETPPTSVATDVEVIREKVVQKIVRVENDTVVFIDHLRKYIMLGTNRSSFSFLNKICFDSDLDFNFETMSKTQIKKQQAISPVLLDAIMNLRENRLDDMIDKVNTLLMNIIEKSIQNDLILPVPFLVSLMHCSLTFKSAAVTERLIKKLVVWLSDFAAKYVYLLSPDLEEESRIGIHSEKPSQVTALEKFLLIQLVDTLEKVVILASGFGAKFLTSVWKISSMVSLVNTLLPQNTERFKSIAQINTVTSIVGLTASSVAEEGFTFNSVKTETSIVSALIKVLTFDLSVKNGFHFYGLNRILGNNSDMQKIELAVPREHDRLNNYLVTIPPPIHLNSFSQDPQTFGFSHEKYETHLLHLRIQVAHLFLTWIITKQSVSMLRDRDHFKSLFRVIGIHQSYVANNVRSKHVGLRIQLIALLVKVINYITQDLHEASDLIYSETMYEMFVVLSRIAFGADSLSSDAFKLLVKIRSRGLSKLTVFNEWCEMRAREVNHVGSLQKDISGRSLATIESDYANGLEFPYEAETVELARDILNRFVNHEEADNLYFNMNPEYDDIEMKSQ is encoded by the coding sequence ATGTCAAGCACAGATAGCGACTTTGCAGATGAcgatgaaaatgatgaagTTTTGCAAGCTTTTTTATCTGGACGGACACAGCTTCCATATGCAAACAACAATACCCCAGCCACCATCATTAACActaaaacaacaactttacCAACAAATTTAGCATCAGTATCAGAATCAGAATCAGTATCGACTGCGGCTGCGGCTGCAGTGCATGAAACAGGGGCCGAAGGAAGGGAAGCGGGAAGGGAAAACGAAAGGGAGAGGAGAATTGGAATGGGAACAACATTTAATACGATACCTGTGCCACTCACGTCGCAAATATTACAGAGTCCACTTGATGAACAAATACAAGCCAAATTATTCCAAGCAGATGGCGAAATTGCAACTTTACAAGCACAACTTTTACAGCTCCAGAACCAAAAACGAGACGAATTGAATGACTTGCGACAAGCATATGAAGCgttgaaaaaaagcaaagacgCCGAGACTGAAGCACTCAAAGAAGCTGTTCACAAGTTGGAGGATGACCGTAAATTCTTGAAAAATGAACTTATTACTTCAAATGCgttgaaaaagaggaaaatcGTCTTGACCCAAGAGGATGGACTATTAGCGACAATGGGAACCACAAACGGAAATACAACAGTGAATGCTTCGGGGATGGCGgaaacaccaccaacatcCGTGGCGACAGACGTCGAAGTGATTAGGGAGAAGGTGGTGCAAAAAATAGTAAGAGTGGAGAATGACACAGTGGTTTTTATCGATCATCTACGCAAATATATTATGCTTGGTACCAACCGATCATCATTTAGCTTCCTCAATAAGATCTGCTTTGATTCTGATTTGGACTTTAACTTTGAGACCATGAGCAAGACTCAGATTAAAAAACAGCAAGCAATATCACCTGTGTTACTAGATGCTATAATGAACTTGCGAGAAAACCGTCTAGACGATATGATTGACAAGGTTAACACTTTATTAATGAACATCATTGAAAAATCCATACAGAACGATCTCATATTACCGGTtccttttttggtttcacTTATGCACTGCTCATTAACATTCAAATCAGCAGCTGTCACGGAAAGATTGATCAAGAAACTTGTTGTTTGGCTTTCAGACTTTGCTGCAAAATACGTTTATTTACTTAGTCCCGATTTAGAAGAAGAGTCAAGGATTGGAATTCATAGCGAAAAGCCGCTGCAAGTCACAGCATTGGAAAAGTTTTTACTAATACAATTAGTGGATACCTTGGAGAAAGTTGTTATTTTGGCGTCTGGTTTTGGTGCTAAATTTCTTACATCGGTTTGGAAAATTAGTCTGATGGTTTCTTTAGTCAATACCCTTTTACCTCAAAACACGGAACGTTTTAAATCGATTGCGCAAATAAATACTGTCACCAGTATTGTGGGATTGACTGCATCTTCAGTTGCCGAGGAGGGTTTTACTTTCAACTCGGTCAAAACTGAGACTAGTATTGTATCTGCGCTAATCAAAGTCCTTACTTTTGATCTACTGGTGAAGAACGGATTCCACTTTTATGGTTTGAATCGTATATTGGGCAACAACTCTGACATGCAGAAAATTGAATTGGCTGTACCACGTGAACACGATCGCTTGAATAATTATCTTGTTACTATTCCACCACCAATCCATTTAAACCTGTTTTCACAAGATCCACAGACTTTTGGGTTTTCTCATGAAAAGTATGAAACGCATCTACTACATCTACGTATACAAGTGGCACATTTATTCCTAACATGGATAATTACAAAGCAATCTGTAAGTATGTTGCGTGATCGAGATCATTTCAAGTCATTATTCCGTGTTATCGGTATTCACCAAAGTTATGTAGCAAATAATGTACGTTCAAAGCATGTTGGACTCCGGATTCAATTGATTGCACTACTTGTCAAAGTGATAAACTATATAACCCAAGATCTTCATGAGGCAAGTGATTTGATTTACAGTGAAACTATGTATGAAATGtttgttgtgttgctgCGAATTGCCTTTGGTGCTGACTCGTTATCAAGCGACGCATTCAAATTATTAGTCAAGATCAGATCAAGAGGTTTGTCCAAATTGACTGTCTTTAATGAATGGTGTGAAATGCGAGCTCGAGAAGTTAATCATGTGGGGCTGCTACAGAAAGATATTTCGGGCCGGTCTCTTGCAACCATTGAAAGCGATTATGCTAATGGGTTAGAGTTTCCATATGAAGCTGAAACCGTTGAACTAGCAAGAGATATCCTCAATCGATTCGTGAACCATGAAGAAGCAGATAACTTGTACTTTAACATGAACCCCGAATATGACGATATAGAGATGAAGAGTCAATAG
- the RPL37 gene encoding 60S ribosomal protein L37 produces MGKGTPSLGKRHNKSHTLCNRCGRRSFHVQKKTCSSCGYPAAKMRSHNWALKAKRRRTTGTGRMAYLKHVSRRFKNNFQTGVAKPQKAEASA; encoded by the exons ATGGGTA AAGGTACACCATCATTAGGTAAAAGACACAACAAGTCACACACTTTATGTAACAGATGTGGTCGTCGTTCATTCCACGTccaaaaaaagacttgTTCATCATGTGGATACCCAGCTGCTAAAATGAGATCACACAACTGGGCTTTGAAAGctaagagaagaagaacaaccGGTACCGGTAGAATGGCTTACTTGAAGCACGTTTCAAGAAGATTCAAGAACAACTTCCAAACCGGTGTTGCTAAACCACAAAAAGCTGAAGCATCTGCTTAA
- the TOS4 gene encoding target of SBF — translation MSHHTNYQFPPSSPLHESSVAAAAHDDTESVKSKDPFAFGAFTTSSSKFEPLGQPGSFGQLGKFGQFGQFGQQRLAREEYPTPNPSSSLFRSSSPVKAHDPLIENQKSVQIILPTASKRTEKEANTIYNYPSKVDIVNNSTTNKQRKVTINKDFNLLKSEKSVLRIPFKSDISKFSIGRSSRKCEFPIDEKDTHISRAHLNIEYTANSVTIECLGLNGVGLVIPKPCYIHNAEESNRYKVEVNTKQKPLDVSKIQSPWVESDENHTEFHVHKGEVVTMPRLENIMLEISKQVILLNPVDIDECLTEEDEELTDDEELVLMHKSNLINKQNVPGTSNTMTDKTTPLSKTMLSSSLPNTPCKPKASTIEINVEGNEGESVDDSYETPSKEHIVKIKQPKPLSTTTVALSSSSPSSSSSAAAAASSSTTTTTKKEPLADGLSTKTSSAQFSIFYDQSHELPRPSSAASRNSLTDITNRRAVSEEPPSKVLKQNLIDGKSNAFSSSHNNYNNNRTQPSKHSQDEKPHFEKRKKSKTQTPPLFDDSVLQLENISEINNILINHLAFSRLSSTPASFLNTISAVTSKLSLMQVRSVLNNIKCVGVIYRKGKDAAGKPLEEEYYYMPENDDDQSRTQLVANLKGHGGLRSCRRTHKQYYWKKPAPIKKT, via the coding sequence ATGTCTCACCACACAAACTATCAATTCCCTCCATCCTCACCTTTACATGAATCGTCAGTGGCTGCCGCTGCTCATGACGATACTGAATCGGTAAAGTCAAAGGACCCATTTGCATTTGGCGCGTTTACTACATCAAGTAGCAAATTTGAACCACTTGGTCAGCCCGGTCTGTTTGGTCAGTTGGGTAAATTTGGTCAATTTGGTCAATTTGGTCAGCAACGCTTGGCTCGTGAGGAGTATCCAACCCCGAATCCATCTTCGTCCTTATTCCGCTCATCCTCACCAGTTAAAGCTCATGACCCATTGattgaaaatcaaaaatcaGTACAGATAATACTTCCTACTGCAAGTAAAAGAACCGAAAAAGAAGCTAATACCATCTACAATTATCCTTCTAAAGTCGATATTGTCAACAACTCAACTACcaataaacaaagaaaggTTACCATCAATAAGGATTTTAACTTGTTGAAATCCGAAAAGTCGGTTTTGAGAATCCCATTTAAATCAGATATAAGTAAATTCTCGATTGGTCGATCATCACGTAAATGTGAGTTCCCTATTGATGAAAAGGATACTCATATTTCTCGAGCACATCTTAATATCGAATATACTGCTAACAGTGTCACAATCGAATGCTTGGGATTAAATGGAGTTGGTTTAGTTATACCAAAACCTTGCTATATACACAACGCCGAGGAAAGTAATCGGTACAAAGTCGAAGTGAATACTAAGCAAAAACCTTTGGATGTGTCAAAGATTCAAAGCCCTTGGGTGGAGTCAGACGAAAACCATACGGAATTTCATGTTCACAAGGGAGAGGTTGTGACAATGCCAAGATTGGAGAATATCATGTTGGAAATATCCAAACAAGTCATTTTGTTGAACCCTGTGGATATCGATGAGTGCTTGACCGAGGAGGACGAAGAATTGacagatgatgaagaactCGTTTTGATGCACAAGTCGAACTTGATTAATAAGCAAAACGTGCCAGGCACATCAAATACAATGACTGACAAGACAACACCATTGAGTAAGACAATGTTGAGCAGTTCATTGCCAAATACACCATGTAAACCAAAAGCATCTACAATTGAAATTAACGTCGAGGGAAATGAAGGTGAATCCGTTGATGACAGTTACGAAACACCAAGTAAAGAACATATCgtaaaaataaagcaaCCCAAACCCTTATCTACTACTACTGTTGCGttatcgtcatcatcgccatcttcttcttcttctgctgctgctgctgcttcttcttcaacaacaacaacaacaaagaaggAACCGTTAGCAGATGGCTTGTCCACAAAGACATCATCAGCtcaattttcaatcttCTATGATCAGTCACATGAGCTTCCTCGTCCATCGTCTGCTGCAAGTCGAAACTCATTGACAGATATCACAAACAGGAGAGCTGTTTCAGAAGAGCCCCCATCGAAggttttgaaacaaaatcttATCGATGGTAAGTCTAACGCTTTCTCGTCGAGCCATAATAATTACAATAACAATCGTACTCAACCTTCCAAACATTCTCAAGATGAAAAGCCTCAttttgagaaaagaaaaaaatccAAGACACAAACTCCGCCATTATTCGACGATTCTGTGCTCCAGCTCGAAAACATCTCTGAGATCAACAATATCTTAATAAACCATCTTGCATTTTCCAGATTGAGCTCAACCCCGGCCTCGTTTCTCAACACAATCAGCGCCGTGACTTCTAAATTATCATTGATGCAAGTGCGGTCGGTTTTGAACAATATCAAATGTGTTGGAGTTATTTACAGGAAAGGTAAAGATGCAGCTGGTAAACCATTGGAGGAAGAGTATTACTACATGCCGGAAAATGACGATGACCAAAGTAGAACACAATTGGTTGCAAACTTGAAAGGCCATGGAGGATTAAGATCGTGTAGAAGAACCCATAAACAATATTATTGGAAAAAACCTGCTCCAATCAAGAAAACATAA
- the PRM1 gene encoding plasma membrane fusion protein prm1 (BUSCO:EOG09261VUC), with amino-acid sequence MLRNYLDLPEILSQVYLNQYTILLVLVVVKLILLKESLIDAISKQIINDATCNDDNLQHILNGVHDAILKNIDKLQYSGIVFVVLILKTIRELTSFFIDLLLGTYVCLLTAVVVGTTEFAFDASESIIQAVNVTVVAAADEIEDGLRGLSNFINDLVTGFNAIRTFFTGSASTSDADLYRDRINLSLGNLKDKISIPSTVLMDIQNARNFSMNELENLNNETQSLVNSPFNLVINKLDAIKLEINRYDNSSLQPIQIRDACLQTVNRVQDSQTVLIKVVENVSKWFLIVLAIIIACSLAYAFYIELRRWKRLSEFINEGDVADSEVGYRNEHNIYDNALLYTMIKRFGISVNERVIWVISYMSSKMAGIVFAFGIIGIISAVLQLLMIYFVQQAVDDEISTMNNSNENFEMASSYIRSMNNYINTTQSSINDELFGDIIDTSTKVNNTIAEFVDNLDSAVHSIFGESIIASAVNTVVYCTIGRKLEKIEAGCNWLAENVKIDIPEVPSEISRELQNISFLQPQNLMENFKPILDLYRNSVHLELLISLIFLAVWALQLIIGLMILSARQGINASGAGGAGGAGGTGDAEGCDNYTDNKVILMRRVTPSQIGSPHSLTEKERQLYQFPISKPRFDRSSDTLSSFYPPTSTPGRIEYPLHI; translated from the coding sequence ATGCTACGAAATTACCTTGATCTACCAGAAATCCTTAGTCAAGTGTATTTGAACCAGTACACAATTTTGTTGGTGCTTGTGGTTGTCAAGTTAATATTATTAAAAGAGTCGCTTATTGACGCCATATCGAAACAGATAATAAATGACGCAACATGCAATGACGATAATTTACAACACATCCTAAACGGAGTCCACGATGCTATTTTGAAGAATATTGACAAGTTGCAATATTCAGGaattgtatttgttgtATTGATTTTAAAAACAATTAGGGAACTCacatctttctttattgatTTGCTTTTAGGTACATATGTGTGTTTGCTCACCGCTGTGGTGGTGGGTACTACAGAGTTTGCATTTGATGCAAGCGAGTCTATTATTCAAGCAGTTAACGTCACCGTTGTGGCAGCAGCAGACGAGATTGAAGATGGTCTCCGTGGTCTATCGAATTTTATCAATGATCTTGTCACTGGGTTTAATGCAATAAGGACTTTTTTCACTGGAAGTGCTTCTACATCCGATGCTGATTTATACAGAGACAGAATAAATCTTTCCTTGGGCAATTTAAAGGACAAAATATCAATTCCGAGTACAGTTTTAATGGATATTCAAAATGCACGGAACTTTAGCATGAATGAGTTGGAAAACTTAAATAATGAAACACAATCACTAGTTAATTCTCCATTCAATTTGGTCATTAACAAACTCGATGCAATAAAGTTGGAAATCAACCGGTATGACAATTCTTCATTGCAACCAATTCAGATTAGAGATGCATGTTTGCAAACTGTAAATAGAGTTCAGGATTCGCAAACTGTGTTGATCAAAGTGGTGGAAAATGTTAGCAAGTGGTTCTTAATAGTATTGGCAATAATTATTGCATGTTCATTGGCTTATGCATTCTATATTGAGCTCCGCAGGTGGAAACGTTTATCTGAATTTATTAATGAAGGTGACGTGGCTGATAGTGAAGTCGGTTATAGAAACGAACATAATATCTATGATAATGCCCTTTTGTACACCATGATCAAAAGGTTTGGCATTAGCGTAAATGAACGTGTTATATGGGTCATCAGTTATATGTCTAGCAAGATGGCTGGTATTGTGTTTGCTTTTGGAATTATTGGAATCATATCGGCTGTTTTGCAGTTGTTAATGATTTATTTTGTACAACAAGCAGTCGATGACGAGATCTCAACCATGAACAACTCAAatgaaaactttgaaatgGCATCGAGCTATATCAGATCGATGAACAACTACATAAATACCACACAAAGCAGTATAAATGATGAACTTTTTGGTGACATTATAGATACCTCAACAAAAGTCAACAACACAATAGCAGAATTCGTGGACAATCTTGATTCTGCCGTTCATTCCATCTTTGGTGAGTCCATCATTGCCAGTGCTGTTAATACAGTTGTGTATTGCACAATTGGACgaaaattagaaaagatAGAAGCAGGTTGTAATTGGCTAGCTGAAAATGTCAAGATTGATATTCCAGAGGTCCCTTCAGAGATTCTGAGAGAATTACAaaatatttcatttttgcaaccacagAACTTGATGGAGAATTTCAAACCAATTTTGGATTTGTATCGAAATTCGGTGCATTTGGAACTTTTAATTAGTTTGATTTTCCTTGCTGTTTGGGCACTTCAGTTAATTATTGGGTTGATGATTTTGCTGGCTCGGCAAGGCATCAATGCgagtggtgctggtggtgctggtggtgccGGTGGTACAGGTGATGCTGAAGGTTGTGATAATTATACTGATAATAAAGTCATACTAATGCGACGAGTAACACCACTGCAGATTGGAAGTCCGCATTCATTGACAGAAAAGGAACGCCAGTTATACCAATTCCCAATTTCAAAGCCGAGGTTTGATAGAAGTTCAGATactttgtcttctttttaccCACCGACTTCTACCCCTGGCAGAATAGAGTATCCACTTCACATATAA
- the SMT3 gene encoding SUMO protein smt3, producing MSESVEPQDTAYGQQSPVLPGGSGSQLQNEANQENNGGDAVPGVEAGAGDGAGAGEAVKQEDERPKHINLKVTDGSSEIFFKIKDNTPMKKLIDAFCKRQGKSSDTLRFFINGVRVKETDTPQSLDLDDGDVIEAHRAQTGGASF from the coding sequence ATGTCCGAATCAGTCGAGCCCCAAGATACAGCATATGGCCAGCAATCGCCGGTATTACCAGGTGGAAGCGGtctgcaattgcaaaacgAAGCCAATCAGGAGAATAACGGCGGTGATGCTGTACCCGGAGTTGAAGCCGGTGCAGGCGATGGTGCAGGCGCAGGAGAAGCTGTGAAGCAGGAAGATGAAAGACCAAAACACATTAATTTAAAAGTTACGGATGGTTCTTCTGAGATTTTCTTCAAGATCAAAGACAATACGCCAATGAAGAAGCTTATTGATGCTTTCTGCAAGAGACAAGGTAAGAGTTCGGATACTTTGAGGTTCTTCATCAATGGTGTGAGAGTTAAGGAGACAGACACCCCTCAGtctttggatttggatgatggtgatgtgATAGAGGCACATCGTGCGCAAACCGGTGGTGCTAGCTTTTGA
- the PRP28 gene encoding mRNA splicing protein prp28 (BUSCO:EOG09261JWS): MSKRPIPIDDLLKEDAIVPKYIPKSKRAKSSNGPGEDGANTTLKSQYPQSSVNHGSAVSRSTQFSAHQKSSTRPTTSLQPPSKSRHKKFQFDWDDIDDPHYNPQPLYSFELDQLGVENGDNYNDNKNNNDDDDNFDFQDPLLHDDRNSGHWSTKLLSEMTDRDWRIFNEDYGITTKGKKIPHATRSWDESGLDPKILASLKSFGFRQPTPVQRASIPISLESRDVVGVAETGSGKTLAFLLPLLHYLSRVDGNYLNYEKVRNEPLALVLAPTRELALQITQEAEKFGKQLGFNVLSIIGGRQYQETMDQIDNMIVGRGVHIVVGTPGRLLDSVERKILNFSKCYYLVMDEADRMIDMGFEKDLNKLINLLPKNEKLSTTIDGKLFHLTKRLTMMYTATISPPIEKITKSYLIDPAYIYIGGAGEALDNIDQHFDYLSTYAESARLSKLIKVVQGHKRRNRNALVIIFANFKHVCDVLSLELEQNNLSNVVIHGSKSQEAREEALEDFRTHQAPILVATDVAARGIDVPNVSLVINYQMSKKFDEYIHRIGRTGRAGNLGESYTFLDDADAETFMPLKKFLKSGRKKVPEWLYRYNIG, from the coding sequence ATGTCAAAAAGACCAATACCCATTGATGATCTTCTTAAAGAGGATGCAATCGTTCCCAAATACATTCCAAAATCGAAAAGAGCAAAGTCAAGCAATGGCCCTGGTGAAGATGGTGCAAATACCACTCTTAAACTGCAATATCCTCAAAGTTCAGTGAATCACGGTAGTGCTGTTTCAAGATCAACACAATTCTCCGCACATCAGAAGTCTTCAACTCGTCCTACTACATCTTTGCAACCACCATCAAAACTGCGACACAAGAAGTTTCAATTTGACTGGgatgatattgatgatcCACACTATAACCCCCAACCTTTATACTCATTTGAGCTTGATCAACTAGGTGTTGAAAATGGTGATAACTACAATGataacaagaacaacaacgacgacgacgacaaCTTCGACTTTCAAGATCCTTTGCTCCATGATGATCGTAATAGTGGGCATTGGTCCACTAAATTATTATCCGAAATGACTGATCGTGATTGGCGAATATTCAACGAAGATTATGGCATTACAACAAAAGGTAAGAAGATTCCGCATGCTACTCGCTCGTGGGATGAAAGTGGATTGGATCCCAAGATTCTCGCATCCTTAAAGAGCTTTGGATTTCGTCAACCTACACCAGTACAAAGGGCTAGTATTCCAATTAGTCTTGAGCTGCGagatgttgttggtgttgccGAAACAGGTAGTGGTAAGACGTTGGCTTTTTTACTTCCATTGCTTCATTATTTAAGTCGCGTGGATGGGAATTATTTGAATTATGAAAAAGTGCGAAATGAACCATTGGCATTGGTACTTGCGCCAACTAGAGAATTGGCTTTACAGATTACGCAAGAAGCAGAGAAGTTTGGCAAACAATTGGGTTTCAATGTTTTGTCCATCATTGGAGGTCGCCAGTATCAAGAAACAATGGATCAAATTGATAATATGATAGTAGGAAGAGGCGTGCATATAGTTGTTGGTACTCCCGGAAGGTTACTCGATTCAGTTGAGCGCAAGATTCTAAATTTCAGCAAATGCTACTATTTGGTGATGGATGAGGCAGATAGAATGATTGATATGGGATTTGAAAAGGACTTGAACAAGTTGATTAATTTGCTACCAAAGAATGAGAAGTTATCGACTACAATTGATGGTAAATTATTCCACTTGACTAAGAGATTAACCATGATGTATACTGCAACCATTTCACCTccaattgaaaagattacAAAGTCGTACCTAATTGATCCAGCATACATCTATATTGGAGGCGCTGGCGAGGCATTGGACAATATTGATCAACATTTCGACTATCTTTCGACATATGCGGAAAGTGCAAGATTGAGCAAATTAATTAAAGTTGTGCAAGGCCACAAGAGGAGAAATAGAAACGCTCTCGTTATCATCTTTGCTAACTTCAAACATGTTTGTGACGTTTTGTCATTGGAATTGGAGCAGAATAACTTGCTGAATGTAGTTATTCATGGCTCCAAATCTCAAGAAGCACGAGAAGAAGCATTAGAAGATTTTAGGACCCACCAAGCACCAATATTAGTTGCAACCGATGTTGCGGCAAGAGGCATAGATGTTCCCAATGTGAGTCTTGTTATCAATTACCAAATGAGCAAAAAATTTGACGAATATATACACAGGATCGGAAGAACTGGTAGAGCAGGGAACTTGGGTGAAAGTTACACCTTTTTGGATGATGCAGATGCTGAGACATTTATGCCATTAAAGAAGTTTTTAAAAAGTGGTCGGAAAAAAGTACCCGAATGGTTGTACAGATACAATATTGGTTGA